Part of the Oncorhynchus masou masou isolate Uvic2021 chromosome 18, UVic_Omas_1.1, whole genome shotgun sequence genome, TTGAGAGTCCATGTTTATAAATAGAGTAAAACTGTAACCTGAAGAAGAAAGTACTACGATGACGCCACGTTAATAGGAACTGATCTCTCCTTCATGACCATACACAACCATGGCCTCCCCCCACCCCGTGACTGAAAATGGCATCAATTCTCAGAATCCCCAGGTCTCATCGGGTGAAAATGCAAAAACATTATCACAAGTGTCCTGCTTTTACTAAGAATAATGATTTTTTTTCTGCTGTTTCATTTCCACTGGCCATGTTGTCTTTTCAGGCTGGTGTCAAGGGGACATTGGGGCGTCTACTAGGAATTTTCGAGGTGAGATGAAAAAATTAAAGATTTTACATattccatttttttaaatgtctgtgTGGTTGTCTTTAAACTTGGTGGGAGGAACTGCTCATTTATTTCCACTGTTTGCCTCCTAACCTTGAGCACTGACAATTTCTCGATTTACTCAGAACACAGACAGGAAGCACAGAACATATGTGTATGTCCTCATCGTTACAGAGATGTTGGAAGACTGGGAGGACTCTGTGAATATTGGTATGTTGTTTCTAGTTTTTGTGGTGTTTGTGAAAGCTGTGATGACTGGACAATCATTTTGTTATCAAATTGATTCATTGACACATGAATTGGCCAGTAGATCCTACTACTATTGTAGATCCTTCATAGTAATGTTTCAGTCCTTAGTTAATCTAGACTAaacctgttttgtttttttcccttccTGACTCCCCTTTGGTCTTTATCCCTCTGTTGACAGGGAGAAAAAGGGAATGGTTTAATATAGAGGATGCCAGAAGAGTGTTGCAGTGCCACAAGCCTGTGCAGGCCTCGTACTTTGAGGCCCTACAACAGGGCAGCCTGAGCAGCAACGGGACACCCCTGGTGACCACGATAGGGGGAGAAGAGCACTCCCCTACCTACAATATCAACCAGAGCTCCAGATCGAGTATAAGATAACTGAAACTCCTGGAGACTTCTCCACATCTTTTACCTGCTTATTTTTCTTACTTAATCCTGCTCCTACTACTTTTTTCTTTTTTATATCTTCAAAATATCAACAGAAATGTTTGCCTTGCCAGCCTTCTTGTGCCAGAGTGGAGGTACAGACTTGACAAGTGTTGGGCGAAGAAGATGTAACACTTTGtaattcaaatgttttttttgttgttgctttttgCTAGTGATTGCATGAGATATTCCCAAACTCTTGTCCTCCTTTACCTCGGTTCCGCTCTCATAAATCTGAGGTTTGATGAATGAAACTTTCTGGTTTGGCGACGTAAAGTATTGGTATAGAATGTGTTTACAGAAGAAAACAAGCTCTCCAGGGTCTTGTTTTGCTAACACTACTTGAAGTTGCCACACCCCTTTTTTATATGGCATTCATAAGAATGACAACCTCTCACCATATACCGTGACAGATCATTAGTGTAATACCTACTCCCAACGGTGTTAAGAGTTATAAAGTATGAGTCTATTTCTGTGTGACATTttctattgtttttttttctcatatTTCCTAATCCCCTAAGAATGAATGGCTTTAGGTTAGATAGGCTTGTGGGAAAGTTTCTTGTTTTGCATGTGTGGTAAAGCTACATGGGTGTGTCTTGTGTGACGCAAATTGTAGGAATGGAATTATCTGGTACAAACAGTCTCCCTTTGTATTACATTGTGAAGGTAGCACAAGCTTTGGTGTTTTGAAAGAGAAGCTTTGATAAGGGTCTGACTAACAAAACTACTCCCACAGTAGCTTGGGCCTTTAACCACACTGGGGCACATCTAACCAGAACATTGAAATCTAAGTCATCTGCTGTCTCACATCTTGTCAGACTATGAAGATGATTTATTGATTGGTTTTATAATTCAATGACCAGAAAGACAGAGAATTATGCATGTTCTCTGATCCTCAGGGGAAAGGAACAAGAACCCAGACTAGTCTTTTGAATTTGGTTGTGTATCAGGAGGTGGGGAGTAATGTCGTTAGGTGTTTGTGCTTGAATAGTAAGGCTAATTTAAAATGGCACTAGGAAGATTATGCCACTGCTGCATAACATGTGGACCCCACTCTAGACCCCACTCATTGTTATGGTTTCCACTTTATTCAATAATCTTATATCAATTTACTTTGTTAATATTCATATTTATTTTCTTATGTTATGGTGATTGATTGCAGATGACAGACATTTATCAGTCTGTACTAATAGcctttctgtgtgtgtattgtgtaagtTGAGGGCTGATTGGTGTGTATTTGCGTGTGTGACTATGGAtgcatttagacaggcagcccaattcagattctcactaattggtcttttgaccaatcacagatctttttcagagttgatctgattggtcaaaagaccaatttgtgGAAAAAGATTAGAATTGGGCTGTCTGTCAAAATGTAGCCAGTGTGTGATGCAGGAAAAGAGGTTGTACAACCTGAGATGCAATGCCAAGGTAAATCACCTGCACGTTGGTGAGTACATTTACACTCATGATTTCATCAATTCTAAATTGTATTCCTAACATGTTTACACTGTGATGTAGTTCTGCATTTTCCCTTAAATTAACACTGGACTTGTTTTTTGTCAGTgagatttgttttgttttttgttgaaAAATACTTTTAACAGGTCTTAATATATTGTCTACTTTTGGTATGTTCATTGATTGTTCAAATTAATCATTTAAATATTTTAAATGCCGTATTTCTGACGAATGGATGGATGCCGAGTCTCAGAACCATAGTGATTCTGGCCCTGTCAGGACTTGGGAACAAATAACTGGGATAGGTAGATATGTTAATGAGCTAGTCTGTCAATGCAGAGAGCAAACTCTCCTACTGACTCTGGAGTTTGGTACTGTCGTTTGCTCGTCTCCCTGGCCCACAAATGAATGTGTAGATTCTTCTTCGCTCACACTTGTCATCTTGTAGTTGCTAGCTGGTTTTGATGAAGTACTTACACCTGAGACCTCTGTGCTAAACAGCTCAAAACCCTGATGGGCTTGGTATGTGATCATTTCAATTATGTTTCAGGCCCACCAAGTTACCCTGCCAAGAACAAACAATGTAAGGTGTCATGTTGTCCATTGTGTGAGAAACTGTCTGGCTCTGGCAGAACAGCTTGTGCCACTGAGCATTTAGGCAAGTATTTGGATATTTTTGCTGAGCTGCATTGGTCCAAATTTACACATTGACCCAACAGATCTGGTACAAAGAGCTGTTCAGTTTTCAGCCTCCCTTTGGTCATCTTTGAACTGTCTCTTGCCAATGTTTAAGTTTTATACAGCCTCTTAACTTTTATGGCCCTAGCCCTGTGGTATCTTGATCCCTCAGTTGGCTAGTTTTGCCTAGCTGCATTGCATTTCCTTCATTTGGTTATGCAACATTTATGTATTAGTAACTGCCTATCATGTGGCGTTTTGGTCCCTTTCAACATTGACCCTGAACATAAGAATGTGACGTTTGCATGTGAACTGCATTTTAATTTCTTTTGACTACTTGCCTATGGCACATGTAAAAAATAGAAAGGGTTAGGCCTACTCATGGTAGTCATATCGCACCAGGACGTAATGACATACATGGCTTTATTTCCCCACTATAGGGCCAGTAGGAATGTCATTATTTTCCTCAGTATGCCAATGTCTTGAGGCCTGTCATGAGGTTGTGCCATGTACTGGCTATGGGTCATCTAACCAGGTGATGGTAGTTATCGCAGTGTTTCCCCCATTCTTGATTACTTCAGTTTACTGGTAAGGTTAAGGGTCTTAACAGGATACATCAAATGAGATATTTCTTGAAGACTGGTGTTCAGAAATTGTTAGTCGTTACGTGCAATGGTCCAGACAGGCATTTGTTCATTGTTCAATTGGCCTTGCAATTATATGGCTAAACATCTCCATGTTGTCAACTCAGATTTCTTCAATGGGTACAAAGTGTAAGCCTGAATGTAAAATGAATTGTGCCAATTAATAAAAACACCAGTATTTCAGTTCTTTTCTTTGGGTTTCTTTCAGCTGATGGAGCAATTTGTTTGTAAATGAACCTACTTTGAAAATAAGCTTAGTCATTACCACCTACAAATTCAAGTGTATACATCTTATGATAATGAGCACTGACATCTCATGCAATTAAAAATTCATGACACATTGAGATTACACCAATCACCTTTTATTATAATGTACAAGAAGTCTGCTTTACTCCTGTGGTGGTTGCTGTCCTCTGCCACGTCTAAAACCGCCTCTCTGCAACACAAAGTTGGTATGTTTTCGGTCCTTGAAGTTCTCTATTGGGCTACAATATCGCATGGCACCCATCCTTGATTCAAATGCTTGGAAAAGTATTTACTTACGAATTGGAACTCAGCCTTGTCTGCACCAGCTAAAAGGACATTTGATCATCAGACAAGTATAGAATTAGGTAACTTTCATTCAATTTACCATGTGTTGCAATGTAGGTCAGCCACCATGGAAAATATTGGTATTGGCCCAATGTTTCCATATTGGTGCATGCTTATCGAACATAACAGGTGATTTGGGTACTCACGTGGTGCAACAGAACGTCTGTAGTTGTATCGGTCTCCTTCACGGTTAAACCTGGCtggcctctcagctctctcaccCTCCATACCTGAAACAGGAGGACATTTTACACCACTCATCTCCAACTAACTGGCATAACACCTGCAATGTTCACCACAATACATCCATGAAGGAAACATGCTAAGTATAGGAATCAGTCAACCCTGTAATACTGATTGgcagtaaactcagcaaaaaaaataacCATCTCATTGTCAACAGAAATAAagagttccacagacatgtgactaacagaaattgaatgtgtccctgaacaaaagggggatcaaaagtaagtcagtatctggtgtggccaccagctgcattaagtactgtagtgcatctcctcctcatggactgcaccagatttgccagttcttgctgtgagatgttaccccaccaaagcacctgcaagttcccggacatttatggccctagccctcaccctcagatccaacaggtcccagacgtgctcaatgggattgagattgggctcttcgctggctatggcagaacactgacatcccTATCTTGCagaaaatcacacacagaacgcagcatggctggtggcattgtcatgctggagggtcatgtcagaatgagcctgcagaaaggctaccacatgagggaggatgtcttccctgtaacgcacagtgttgagattgcctgcaatgacgagctcagtccgatgatgctgtgacacaccgcccctagaccatgacggaccctccaactccaaattgatcccgctccagagtacaggcctcggtataacgctcattccttcaacgataaatgcgaatccgaccatcacccgtggtgagacaaaaccacgaattgtcagtgaagagcactttttgccagtcctggtggtggtgggtttgtgccggttttgccggtgatgtctggtgaggacctgccttacaacaggcctacaagccctcagtccagcctctctcaacctattgcggacagtctgagcactgaaatcaaatcaaatgttattggtcacatacccatggtaagcagatgttaatgcaagtgtagcgaaatgcttgtgcttctagttccgaccgtgcagtaatatctaacaatttcacaacaactaccttatacacacacctgtaaaggaatgaataagaatatgtacatataaatatatggatgaaagATGGCTGAACGgcatggcaagatgcagtagatggtatagagtaattgtccctagaatttctaagcaaacagctggagggct contains:
- the LOC135504281 gene encoding diphosphoinositol polyphosphate phosphohydrolase 1-like isoform X1, with product MMKIKSNQTRTYDGDGYKKRAACLCFRNESEEEVLLVSSIRHPGKWIVPGGGMEPEEEPNVAAVREVCEEAGVKGTLGRLLGIFENTDRKHRTYVYVLIVTEMLEDWEDSVNIGRKREWFNIEDARRVLQCHKPVQASYFEALQQGSLSSNGTPLVTTIGGEEHSPTYNINQSSRSSIR
- the LOC135504281 gene encoding diphosphoinositol polyphosphate phosphohydrolase 1-like isoform X2, translated to MMKIKSNQTRTYDGDGYKKRAACLCFRNESEEEVLLVSSIRHPGKWIVPGGGMEPEEEPNVAAVREAGVKGTLGRLLGIFENTDRKHRTYVYVLIVTEMLEDWEDSVNIGRKREWFNIEDARRVLQCHKPVQASYFEALQQGSLSSNGTPLVTTIGGEEHSPTYNINQSSRSSIR